GTCGGTCCCCGCTATCGAGTAGTCTACCGCTTCCAACGGCAACAACTTCGCCTTCCTGTGGTTTCTCTTTGGCAGTGTCGGGGATGATAATTCCGCCGCTCGTTGTTTGTTCATCGTTATCTGAACGTTTGACGAGAATTCTGTCGCCAAGGGGTACAAGTGCCATGTCGCTGAATTCCTCCTTGAGTATGGCGTGAAAATTGTGAGAGAAGGGTTCTATGCCTTCACTCAGTTTGCTTATATCCTCAGACGGTGCAAAAACACCGTCGTCATGTTCTCAAGACATTCATTAGCAATTTTCGTGCCAATCCCTGAAACTGCCATATCGTCAGGGTTAGACAGAAGAACGTGACATTTTGGCAGGCTTTCTGCCGTGACAATTTGTCTTAATCAAAAATAGAGTGGGGGAATACCGTGCCATTTTGGCACATATTGGCTATCGGCAATCAGCCATTCTATGTAGCGGGACACGGAACCAACTGTCCTGTTTCACCTGCGCGATATGCGGCGGCAAGAATCTCGTTTGCTCTCAAGCCATCATTTCCGGTTGTGATGGGTGCGATCCCTTCGTGTACACATGCTGCGAAATGCTCAAATTGATATTGATATAGATCCTCGTATTGTGAGGAAATTAATTGCTGTTCGCCGTCAAAGTAGGTTTTGATTTTCCAACCGTCGTCGTTGTAGATCCAGGTTGTGCCTTCTGTACCGTAGAGTTCTAAAACAATATCGCAGCTGGGCACAGAAAAACTGAGGTCCGTGAAAGCTTGCGCACCGTTATCGAAGCGCATGAAGATACCACCTGTTTCTTCGACAGCAGTGTCTTGGGTCGTGGTGTTGTAAAACGCGCTGACGGCATTCACCTCACCGATGAGGTAGCGGAGGAGATCCACACTATGCGGACCGAGATCCATGAAGCATCCGCCGCCCCCCTTTTCGGGTTGGGCGCGCCATTCGTCTGGCATGAGTTGGTACTGTTTGAGAAATGGCATACGTCCATGGACGATGGTGCCGAAACGTCCCGCGTCCACCCACGTTCGGATCTGTTGGAAACAGGAGTGAAATCGGAAGAGGAAGCAGACTTGCAGGTGGACCCCGTTTGTTTCGCAGGCAGCGATCATTTCTGTACATTCTTGTGGTGTGAGTGCCATCGGTTTATCGCAAAGCACATGCAACCCGCGTTCGGCGGCGGCGATGACCTGCTCACAGTGTAGGTGAACGGGTGTTGAGACGTAGATTGCGTCAAGCACCTCATCTGCAAGGAGTGCCTCGACGGTGGTGTAGGCATGGGTTGCGCCGTGTTCCTGTGCCAATCGTTCTGCCCGTGTCGCGTCGCGTGAAAGCAAGGCGTGGAGTTCTGCCCCGTCTGCTTTTTTAATCGCTGGCATTGCTCTACGTTGTGCGACACTGCCTGCGCCTAATACACCCCATTTTAAGTTCATCGTTTTTGGACCTCGTTTGTTTTATTGTTCAGAAGATAGGCGAGGTTCGGAAACTTCGCCAACGGTGGGAGGAGGTTTCTATTGTTTTTTAAACCTCATCTGTTGTGTCGTGCTGTATATTATAGGGAATTTTAGGATATATTTCAAGTTGGCTTTCAGCAATTAGCAGCCAGCAATTAGGGCGTTCGCTACGCTCACTTTTAGGTGTTAGGTGTTAGGGCGTTCGCTACGCTCACTTTTAGCGGTTAGGTGTCTCTTTGCTACTTGCTAACCGCTAAAAGGGTTTCGCAGAAACACGACCTAATTGCTAATTACTATAAAAGGGCGTTCGCTACGCTCACTGATAGCGATTAGGTGTCTCTTTGCTACTTGCTAACCGCTAAAAGGGTTTCGCAGAAACACGACCTAATCGCTAATTACTATAAAAGGNNNNNNNNNNNNNNNNNNNNNNNNNNNNNNNNNNNNNNNNNNNNNNNNNNNNNNNNNNNNNNNNNNNNNNNNNNNNNNNNNNNNNNNNNNNNNNNNNNNNNNNNNNNNNNNNNNNNNNNNNNNNNAGGGCGTTCGCTACGCTCACTTTTAGGTGTTAGGTGTCTCTTTGCTACTTGCTAACCGCTAAAAGGGTTTCGCAGAAACACGACCTAATCGCTACTTGCTAACCGCTAAAAGGGTTTCGCAGAAACACGACCTAATCGCTAATTACTAATTACTCAACAGGAGATGCACACCGGTCGCGAAGAGGAAGAAAAGGACAATTCTTGAAAAGAGGAGTTCCGGCACGCGATCGTTGAGCGAGATTCCTGTTAGCACCCCTAATCCGATGAACGGAAGCAGCGCGAGTGCTTCAATTAGAATCTCGAAAGAGAACAGTTGCAACTGGAGATAGAACGGAATTTTGATGAAGTTGAGTAAAAAATAGGTGGCGGTTGTGGTTGCAACGAAGGCGTTGTTACCCAAGCGTTGTGGGAGGAGGTACATGACGACGACGAGTCCGCCCATGTGTGCGAGGGTTGAGAATGCTCCAGCGAATATCCCCGCAAGCAGCCCTTGCCACGTTTTGAATTGGAGTGCTGTTTGGACGGATTTCCCGGAATTTCCGAGCAGTGGTTGCCAATAGGGACGCAGGAACTCTAATATCGCAAATAGACTGGCGATACCACCGATGACCTTTTTTAGATGGACATCAGAAATGTCCTTCAAAATCAGGCTGGCGACGGTGATACCGAGTAGGGAACCGAGGATCAGTCGTGTGACACTTTGGCGATGCCACCGCTTCCAATAATGGGAAAGCGAGAAGATGTCTGTTGAGAACAGGAGCGGAAGCATCAATCCGATGACGTTTCGAGCACTACGGAAATGCGTGAACATTGGGACAACGATCATTCCAATGCCACCGCCGAAACCGGCTTTACTGACTCCGGTGAGCCATGCTCCGAAGCAGAGAATGATGATTTCGTAGATGGTGCTGCCTCCTTCTTGGTGCGGTGAGTATAGCAGGTGGTCGACAAATTGTCAAGGGTATTGGCGATTAGCGATTAGCAATTAGCAGTCAGTTGTCAGCAACCAGCCGTCAGTAAAGAGGGAAATCGGGAGAAACACCCCAGCAAAAACACCCATTCCACTACCTCTTGACTGACCGCCGAAAGGTTTTTCGTCAGAAAAACCGACCTGATCGCTGATAGCCAGCATCAAAGAAATATTTGACATCCCGTGCGAGATGTGATATAATTTATGAAGTGTTTTTTTAACTTTAAATTCCAACGGAGGCTAAAAAAATGGTTCAAGTAGAAGTAAGTGTCGATTCAGGTGAGGCGTTTGATCGCGCCCTGGCACGCTTTAAGAAGATGTGCGGAAAAGCTGGTATCGTCACAGAAATAAAAAAACGGAGTTTCTACGAGAAACCGAGCGAGAAACGACGCAGAATTGAAATGAAGCGGCAGCGGAAGGTGAAACCCCGTAGAATGGGCGGTGAACGTCCACAGTTTTACAATAGTGGCGGTGGTGGTAACAGTCGGTAAATCAGCTTGAGGAGGGATGCATGGCAGATTTGGCTACTGGCGAGGCTTTAGAAAATTATAAAGGGCTTTTGATTCAATACTGCCAGGAACGCGGGCTGCGCCAACCGACTTACACTGAAATGCAACACGGACCGGCGGATTCTCCACAATGGCAGGTAACCGTGTCTTACGGAGAGTGGGTCCATGAGACACCGGAGCCGATTCCTGGTTCAAAAAGATTTGCGCACCAAGTCGCCGCACAACAGGTGTTAGACGAAATTAATTCGCGGCGCGAAAGTTTTTTAGCGGGCGATACAACGAATACGACCCCTACGCCGATTTCGGAACCTGTTCCAGATACCTCTGTGCCCCTTGAAGTCCCTATACCGCTCGTGTCAAGCGCACTCACAATAGCAAACGAACGGCTTACCACATCACAACCTGCACGATACCGAACGCTCACAGATGCCGAATTTTCGCAAAAACTCTCCAAATTGACGTTAGAGATCGTTCGGAGTTTGTTCGAGAAGGCGAAAGCGGACAACATTACGTTTCGGTGATGATGGCAATCAACAGTCAGCGATCAGTCGTTAGAAAAGGTCATTCCTACAGCGGAGGCGAGGTTTTTAAACCTCGCCGTTTTTTTTGAGCGGTTGGTACATAGGTTGGGGCGAACAGTAAGAAACACATAGGTGTCAATTTAGGGTCTTCGGGGTCCCATAGGTTGGGTAGAGCGGAACAGAAAACAGAGAGGTGAGTGTTCCAAATACCTGTGAAATCTCACCTGTCGGCATATCCACGCAAGCACGCAGCGAAACCCAACTTCATACCGACAGTGATGCGGACACTTTACGACCAAAGCGTTGGGTTTCGCTCAGCCCTCGCGGTGCTCAAGTCTCATGAGAGGATGGGCTTTCCGCGTCAAATACTGGCGGTTTCATCCGTCCCGCTCTACCCAACCTACGTTATAAACGCCCTACTAATAGCCGATTGCTCACCTTACCCATGTTTTTCTTTTGACATTTCAAAAGACAATACTATATAATACGAAAACACGCATGCTTACGGCTTTCTTCCGACGAAATAGACGGCTGATGCCAAAATATGGGCATCTTTATGTAGGGAGAGTGGCACATCTAAGAGTAGGATTGGAAATGTCAGCCATCCGACAATAAGAGAGATTGCTTTCGCGAGGAGAAGGCTACCGAACGAACAGACGAGTCCGATGTATTCTCGGAAGATCCAGTGTAAAGCGGTCGTCGGACCGGCGCAGGGACCACTCTCAAGCTCGGAGAAGGCGGCACAGAGGTGAACAATGCCGGGGACTGTCCACCGTTGATAATCGTGAGGAGAAGCGTGGTAGCCTTGTAAGAATGGGACAGCGAGGCAAATATAACCACCAGGTTTCAGTACACGATGGATCTCCGCGACAATGAGATTCGGCGCTCGGACGTGTTCAAGGACGGCTTCAGAGATCACCGCATCGAAGGTCCGGTCGCTGAATGGCAAAAAGTGCCCATCGGCGACAATATCGACTTCAGGCGTTGTCTCGATTTCGAGGTTGATGACGTTTGGGGCGCGGCGACGGTTACCGGCACCGAGATCCAAGATTCTCGCGTCGGGACCGAGCCGCTGGAGCAGTTTTCTGACACATCGATGCCATCGAGGGGCGGGATACGGGCATCCGATGAGGTAAGATAAGAACGGGTTTTGTCGAAGTTTGCGTTTTATGCGTGAAATCAAATCCGGTTTCGAGTCTGTCATAAGATATGATGATACATAACCTTTCCGATACATACAAAGGATACTTCCGCGATGCCCGAGGGTCTGTTTTGCGTCTCGGCGTGAACGTCTGGCATCAATTCATGGGGCATAAATGTCTTCAGCAGGCATCGTCATTGGCGTTTAACACGTTGCTCTGTCTTGTGCCGTTGTCGGCGGTTGCGCTGTTTTTGCTGCATACGTTTGGTCTTGTGGAAGATGACAATTCGCCGTTAATCGCCGCCCTTCGTGATAACTTCCTACCGCGCTATAGTGCTGAGGAAATTGTATCAGAACTTTCAGGATTTGCCAATAGAAATCTCGGTGGGCTGAGTGTCGGTGGGTTCCTCCTGTTTCTGCTGGTCTCGACGATGCTATTCATGTCGGTAGAGCAGCATTTTAACGATATTTGGGGGGCGCGGCGGCGGTTGCCAGTGGTGCAAGCGTTCCAGAAATACGCCGTTTTCTATACATTGCTCTC
This region of Candidatus Poribacteria bacterium genomic DNA includes:
- the groES gene encoding co-chaperone GroES, producing the protein MALVPLGDRILVKRSDNDEQTTSGGIIIPDTAKEKPQEGEVVAVGSGRLLDSGDRQPVDVAVGDLILFAKYGGTEVTYDNTEYLILREDDIL
- a CDS encoding Gfo/Idh/MocA family oxidoreductase; this translates as MNLKWGVLGAGSVAQRRAMPAIKKADGAELHALLSRDATRAERLAQEHGATHAYTTVEALLADEVLDAIYVSTPVHLHCEQVIAAAERGLHVLCDKPMALTPQECTEMIAACETNGVHLQVCFLFRFHSCFQQIRTWVDAGRFGTIVHGRMPFLKQYQLMPDEWRAQPEKGGGGCFMDLGPHSVDLLRYLIGEVNAVSAFYNTTTQDTAVEETGGIFMRFDNGAQAFTDLSFSVPSCDIVLELYGTEGTTWIYNDDGWKIKTYFDGEQQLISSQYEDLYQYQFEHFAACVHEGIAPITTGNDGLRANEILAAAYRAGETGQLVPCPAT
- a CDS encoding sulfite exporter TauE/SafE family protein, with protein sequence MLYSPHQEGGSTIYEIIILCFGAWLTGVSKAGFGGGIGMIVVPMFTHFRSARNVIGLMLPLLFSTDIFSLSHYWKRWHRQSVTRLILGSLLGITVASLILKDISDVHLKKVIGGIASLFAILEFLRPYWQPLLGNSGKSVQTALQFKTWQGLLAGIFAGAFSTLAHMGGLVVVMYLLPQRLGNNAFVATTTATYFLLNFIKIPFYLQLQLFSFEILIEALALLPFIGLGVLTGISLNDRVPELLFSRIVLFFLFATGVHLLLSN
- the rpsU gene encoding 30S ribosomal protein S21 — its product is MVQVEVSVDSGEAFDRALARFKKMCGKAGIVTEIKKRSFYEKPSEKRRRIEMKRQRKVKPRRMGGERPQFYNSGGGGNSR
- a CDS encoding class I SAM-dependent methyltransferase — its product is MISRIKRKLRQNPFLSYLIGCPYPAPRWHRCVRKLLQRLGPDARILDLGAGNRRRAPNVINLEIETTPEVDIVADGHFLPFSDRTFDAVISEAVLEHVRAPNLIVAEIHRVLKPGGYICLAVPFLQGYHASPHDYQRWTVPGIVHLCAAFSELESGPCAGPTTALHWIFREYIGLVCSFGSLLLAKAISLIVGWLTFPILLLDVPLSLHKDAHILASAVYFVGRKP